A stretch of the Tardiphaga sp. 709 genome encodes the following:
- a CDS encoding M20/M25/M40 family metallo-hydrolase, protein MNPAELPFDLENMLQGLRTWVECESPTWDANAVNGMLDLAARDMQIMGATIERIAGRQGFGGCVRARFPHPKFGEPGILIAGHMDTVHPVGTKEILKWRREGELCYGPAICDMKGGNYLSLEAIRQLMRISYTTPLPITVLFTPDEEVGTPSTRDVIEAEAARNKYVLVPEPGSANNGVTSGRYAIARFNLETIGRPSHSGATLSNGRSAIREMAKKIVQIDEMTGPDCTFSVGIVHGGQWVNCVASSCTGEALSMAKRQEDLDKGVERMLALSGTENDVTFKVTRGVTRPVWEPNAGTMALFEKAKAINASLKLPELTHGSKGGGSDGNFTGAMGIPTLDGLGVHGADMHTLNEYIVAQSLVDRGRLMAGLLATLD, encoded by the coding sequence ATGAACCCCGCCGAACTTCCGTTTGATCTCGAGAACATGTTGCAGGGCCTGCGCACCTGGGTCGAATGCGAGAGCCCCACATGGGATGCGAACGCGGTTAACGGCATGCTCGATCTCGCGGCGCGCGATATGCAGATCATGGGTGCGACCATCGAGCGCATCGCGGGTCGTCAGGGATTCGGCGGCTGCGTCCGCGCACGTTTTCCACATCCGAAATTCGGCGAACCCGGCATCTTGATCGCGGGTCATATGGATACCGTTCATCCGGTCGGCACCAAAGAGATTCTGAAGTGGCGCCGCGAGGGCGAGCTTTGCTACGGCCCGGCGATCTGTGACATGAAGGGTGGGAATTACCTGTCGCTGGAAGCGATCCGCCAGCTCATGCGCATCTCCTACACGACGCCGCTACCGATCACTGTGCTGTTTACGCCCGACGAAGAAGTCGGCACGCCATCGACCCGCGACGTCATCGAAGCCGAGGCCGCGCGCAACAAATATGTGCTGGTGCCGGAGCCCGGCAGTGCGAATAATGGCGTCACCAGCGGACGCTATGCAATCGCCCGCTTCAATCTTGAAACCATCGGCCGGCCCAGCCATTCCGGCGCAACGCTATCGAACGGCCGTTCCGCGATTCGCGAAATGGCGAAGAAGATCGTGCAGATCGACGAGATGACAGGACCGGACTGCACCTTCAGCGTCGGCATCGTGCATGGCGGGCAATGGGTCAACTGCGTTGCCTCATCCTGCACCGGCGAAGCATTGAGCATGGCCAAGCGGCAGGAAGATCTCGACAAGGGTGTCGAGCGCATGCTCGCTCTCTCAGGCACTGAGAATGACGTGACGTTCAAGGTGACCCGTGGCGTCACCCGCCCGGTCTGGGAACCCAATGCGGGGACCATGGCCCTGTTCGAAAAGGCCAAGGCCATCAATGCGAGCCTCAAGCTGCCCGAACTAACCCATGGCAGCAAGGGCGGCGGCTCCGACGGTAATTTTACCGGCGCGATGGGCATCCCCACTCTCGACGGGCTCGGCGTTCACGGCGCCGATATGCACACGCTCAACGAATATATCGTTGCGCAGAGCCTTGTTGACCGTGGCCGCCTGATGGCGGGATTGCTGGCAACCCTCGATTAA
- a CDS encoding ABC transporter permease, whose protein sequence is MLGYLIRRILAAIPVMGVVALFVFLLLRLTPGDPAAIIAGDNATPEQLDRIRTQLGLNEPLYTQFFSWVWRLMHGDFGTSLISNVPVLQMVNQRIEPSLSIALSVMILSILVAVPLGVIAAWKHGTWIDRFVMALSVIGFSVPVFMIGYVLVQIFAIELRWVPVQGFRSITRGFGPFFERIILPAVALSFVYVALIARMTRAAMLGVLGEDYVRTARAKGINEGGVLFRHALRNAAVPVITVIGTGFALLISGVVVTESVFNLPGIGRLTVDAVLARDFPVIQAMILLTSGVYVGINLLIDLAYALLDPRIRY, encoded by the coding sequence ATGCTCGGATACCTCATTCGCCGGATTCTTGCGGCCATACCCGTTATGGGCGTGGTGGCCCTATTTGTCTTCCTGCTGCTTCGGCTGACGCCCGGCGATCCCGCTGCGATCATCGCCGGCGATAACGCGACGCCCGAACAGCTCGACCGCATCCGGACGCAGCTTGGGCTCAACGAACCGCTCTATACCCAGTTCTTCAGTTGGGTCTGGCGACTGATGCACGGTGACTTCGGCACCTCACTAATCTCCAACGTGCCCGTGCTGCAGATGGTCAACCAGCGTATCGAGCCGTCGCTGAGCATCGCGCTGAGCGTGATGATCCTGTCGATCCTGGTCGCTGTCCCGCTCGGCGTCATCGCCGCCTGGAAGCATGGCACCTGGATCGATCGCTTCGTGATGGCGCTGTCGGTGATCGGCTTCTCGGTCCCTGTATTCATGATCGGTTACGTGCTGGTCCAGATCTTCGCGATCGAATTGCGTTGGGTGCCTGTGCAGGGCTTCCGCAGCATCACACGCGGCTTCGGACCGTTCTTCGAACGCATTATTCTTCCAGCCGTCGCGCTATCCTTTGTCTATGTCGCGCTGATCGCGCGCATGACTCGCGCGGCAATGCTCGGCGTGCTCGGCGAGGATTATGTCCGCACCGCCCGCGCCAAAGGTATCAACGAGGGTGGTGTGCTATTTCGCCATGCGTTGCGCAACGCCGCGGTGCCGGTCATTACGGTGATCGGCACCGGCTTCGCGCTGCTGATCTCCGGCGTCGTCGTCACCGAAAGCGTGTTCAACCTGCCCGGCATCGGTCGCTTGACGGTCGATGCGGTGCTGGCGCGCGATTTTCCCGTGATCCAGGCCATGATCCTTTTGACGTCGGGCGTTTATGTCGGGATCAATTTGCTGATCGACCTTGCCTACGCTCTGCTCGATCCCAGAATTCGTTACTAG
- a CDS encoding ABC transporter permease, whose amino-acid sequence MAIESVPNPALPSRSGPSLGFLTATPIIAVATLCLTLVILSAIFAPWLSSHDPQLLAPALRLKPASSEYLLGTDAYGRDVLARILYGGRISLLIGLGAAVTSIVIGLFIGLFSGFFKWMDAILMRIMDGLMAMPGVLLAIAVVSLSGATLTTVLIAITIPEIPRVARLVRSVVLSAREEPYVEAAISLGSSMPKIMWKHLMPNTVAPLIVQGTFIAASAILTEAILSFLGAGISPETPTWGNIMAEGRAFFQVKPSLIFWPGLLLSIAILSVNLIGDAARDALDPRMKQREAGK is encoded by the coding sequence ATGGCGATCGAGTCCGTTCCCAACCCAGCCCTCCCCTCGCGCAGTGGCCCGTCGCTGGGCTTTCTCACCGCGACGCCGATCATCGCGGTGGCGACGCTCTGCCTGACGCTGGTGATCCTGTCGGCGATCTTTGCGCCGTGGCTGTCGTCGCACGATCCTCAGCTGCTCGCGCCGGCCCTGCGGCTGAAGCCGGCCAGTTCGGAATATCTGCTCGGCACCGATGCCTATGGTCGCGATGTGCTGGCGCGCATTCTCTATGGCGGCCGCATCTCGCTGCTGATCGGCCTTGGCGCGGCCGTCACCAGTATTGTCATCGGCCTGTTCATCGGCCTGTTCTCGGGCTTCTTCAAATGGATGGACGCCATCCTGATGCGCATCATGGACGGCCTGATGGCGATGCCCGGCGTGCTGCTGGCCATCGCCGTCGTGTCGCTGTCAGGCGCCACCCTGACGACGGTGCTGATTGCGATCACTATTCCGGAAATCCCCCGTGTCGCGCGACTGGTGCGTTCCGTGGTGCTGTCGGCGCGTGAGGAGCCCTATGTGGAGGCGGCGATCTCGCTCGGCTCCAGCATGCCGAAGATCATGTGGAAGCATCTGATGCCCAACACGGTGGCGCCGCTGATCGTCCAGGGCACTTTCATCGCCGCATCCGCTATTCTCACCGAGGCGATCCTGTCGTTCCTCGGCGCCGGCATCAGCCCGGAAACCCCGACCTGGGGGAATATCATGGCCGAGGGCCGCGCCTTCTTTCAGGTCAAGCCATCGCTGATCTTCTGGCCGGGACTACTGCTCTCGATTGCCATTCTCTCCGTCAATCTGATCGGCGACGCTGCCCGCGATGCGCTCGATCCCCGCATGAAACAGCGTGAGGCCGGCAAGTGA